A single region of the Vicia villosa cultivar HV-30 ecotype Madison, WI linkage group LG4, Vvil1.0, whole genome shotgun sequence genome encodes:
- the LOC131599846 gene encoding protein PYRICULARIA ORYZAE RESISTANCE 21-like, producing the protein MAEKVTFMKLKVDLECEKCYKKVKKLLGKYPQIRDQKYDEKGNMVAIMVVCCSPEKIRDKLCYKGGGSIKSIEIVDPPKPKPAEPEKKKEAEKPKAAAEPEKKKEGDKPKPAKEAEKPKAAEPEKKKDSDKPKDAEKPKAKPEGEKPKEKAEGEKPKDKPVAAASMQMIPQMPAPMAVPVGMCYVPSCYEGRPVVPYGSAYPQQYGGPGQYYDGYYARPVYDSYGGSGPCYVGRCDQYLSEENATGCSIM; encoded by the exons ATGGCTGAAAAG GTGACATTTATGAAACTGAAAGTTGATCTTGAATGTGAAAAATGCTACAAGAAGGTTAAGAAACTTCTCGGCAAATATCCTC AAATTCGAGACCAAAAGTACGATGAAAAAGGAAACATGGTGGCAATCATGGTGGTATGTTGTAGTCCTGAGAAGATTAGAGACAAGCTTTGTTACAAAGGTGGAGGTTCTATAAAAAGCATTGAAATAGTGGATCCGCCAAAGCCCAAGCCCGCAGAGCCCGAGAAGAAAAAGGAGGCTGAAAAGCCCAAAGCCGCTGCTGAGCCCGAGAAGAAAAAGGAAGGCGATAAGCCCAAGCCCGCCAAAGAGGCGGAGAAGCCCAAAGCTGCTGAGCCCGAAAAGAAGAAAGATTCGGATAAGCCCAAAGATGCGGAAAAGCCCAAGGCAAAGCCCGAAGGTGAAAAGCCCAAAGAGAAAGCTGAAGGTGAGAAGCCCAAAGATAAGCCCGTGGCGGCGGCTTCTATGCAGATGATCCCACAAATGCCAGCACCGATGGCGGTGCCGGTTGGGATGTGCTATGTCCCATCATGCTACGAGGGTAGACCTGTCGTACCATACGGCAGCGCTTACCCTCAGCAGTATGGTGGGCCGGGACAATATTATGATGGATATTATGCAAGGCCCGTTTATGATAGTTATGGCGGAAGTGGGCCGTGTTATGTGGGCCGTTGTGATCAGTATCTCAGCGAAGAAAACGCAACAGGGTGCTCAATCATGTGA